In Bradyrhizobium guangdongense, the sequence GTGCTCTATCCCGCGATGGAGGACTTTCAACTCGACCTCATCATTGGCGAGGGGCCGGCGGCGCGCTCGGTCAAGATCGAGCTGTCGAAGTTCACGCTGGTCGGCGCCACCACGCGTGCCGGCCTGCTCACCAATCCACTGCGCGATCGCTTCGGCATTCCGGTCCGGCTCAACTTCTATACGATCGAAGAACTCGAGAGCATCGTCACCCGCGGTGCGCGCGTACTCAATGTCGGCATGAGTGCCGACGGCGCCAACGAGATCGCGCGCCGCGCCCGCGGCACGCCGCGCATCGCGGGCAGGCTGCTGCGTCGCGTGCGCGATTTTGCCTCGGCTGCAAATGCCGACAAGATCGATCGGAAAATCGCCGATCATGCGCTCAGCGCGCTCGAGGTCGATGCCGCAGGCTTGGACGCCATGGACCGCCGCTATCTCACGACGATCGCGACAAACTACGGCGGCGGCCCGGTCGGCGTCGAGACGATGGCGGCTGCACTGTCCGAGCCGCGGGATGCGATCGAGGATATCATCGAGCCTTATCTCATTCAGTGCGGCTACCTCCAGCGCACTCCGCGCGGTCGCCTGCTGACATCGCACGCGTTCCGCCATCTCGGCATCGCCGAGCCCTCGCGCGATGCGGCCGCGCAGTTCGGCCTGTTCGGCACCGAGGATGACGACGACTAGCGCGTGATGGCATGGGCGCGCTTCGCTCGTCATGAACTTCCGGTAAGGTTGACGGAGGTTTGCAGGGCGGTGCAGATGATCTGCACGAACGCACCCCATTTCCGCTCCAATCGGATCCCATCAAGACGCAGCATCACTATCGGGCTTCCATGATCACGCGTCGTCATCTCATCCGTTCCATCGGGGGTCTCTCCGCCCTCGGCGTCTCGACGGCCGCCTATGGCGTCGGCGTTGAGCCGGTGCTGCGGCTCGGCGTCACCCGCTATCACCCGACGCCGCCGCAATGGCCTGCGGACTTCCCGCTGAAGATCGCCGCGATCGCCGACATTCATGCCTGCGATCCCTGGATGTCCCTGGAGCGGATCGAGGCGATCGTCGATCGCACCAACGCGCTGAACGCCGACCTCATCGTGCTGCTCGGCGATTACGTCGCAGGCCTGCACCAGGTCACGCGCTTCATCCCGGCGAACGAATGGGCCAAGGTGCTGGCCGGCCTCAAGGCGCCGCTCGGCGTCCATGCGGTCATGGGCAATCACGATTATTGGGCCGACAGGGCCGTGCAGCAGGTCGGGCACGGACCGACCGTTGCGCATCGCGCGCTAGAAGCCGCCGGCATTCCGGTCTACGAGAACGACGCGATCCGTCTTGGCAAAGATGGTCGCCCGTTCTGGCTGGCCGGCCTTGGCGACCAACTCGCCTTTCTACCCGCACGACGCTCCCGGAGCACGGGGCGCTTCGGCGCCGACGATCTCGGCGCGACGCTTGCCAAGGTCACCGATAATGCGCCGGTGATCCTGCTCGCGCATGAGCCCAATATCGCGCCGCGCGTGCCCGCTCGCGTCGCCCTACAATTGTCCGGCCACACCCATGGCGGCCAGATCCGCCTGCTCGGCTGGTCGCCGGCCGTTTCGCGGGAGCACGGCCTCCGCCTCGCCTATGGCCACTTCCGGCTGAAATGCGACGTCATCGTCTCCGGCGGCCTCGGTTGCAGCATCGTTCCAGTCCGCGTCGGCGTGCCGCCCGAAATCGTCGAGGTCAATTTGGGGCGGACACCCGTGGCACCCGTGTCCTAGCCGCGCTTGCGCGGCCGGCCGTTTTTGCGCAAAACGGGCCGGTACCGACAAGCTGAAGAGGCTCGTGACGTGACTGCCCATCTCGACGGCGAGATCCGCGACGGCCGCCACCACATGCAGGTCCGCGTCTATTACGAGGACACGGATTTTTCCGGCATCGTCTATCACGCCAATTACCTGCGCTACATGGAGCGCGGTCGCACCAATCATCTGAGACTGATGGGCGCCGAGCAGCAGGCGTTGTTCGACCAGCCCGAAACCGAAGGCGCCGGCTTTGCCTTCGTGGTGCGCTCGATGCATCTGGATTTCCTCAAGCCCGCACGGATGGACGACGTTCTCGATGTCGTAACCTGGCCCATTGCCGTGAAGGGTGCCTCCATCATGCTGGCGCAAGAGGTGCGCCGCGGCGAGGACGTGCTGGTGAAAGCGGAGGTGCGCGTCGCCTTCATCAGCGGCGGCCGGGCGCAGCCGATCCCGAAATCGATCCGCGCACTGATGAAGGCCGATCTGATTTCGTGATCGGGCGATAGGCGATCGCCTCTCGACTCCATCGTATGCAGGGATAGATTGCGGCCCCCAAACCGATGAGGCCATCATGTCGCGCCCGCCGCTTCCGCCGTTCACGAGAGAAACTGCCGCGCAAAAGGCGCGCATGGCCGAGGACGCCTGGAATTCGCGCGATCCGGTGCGCGTCTCGCTCGCCTATACCGAGGATAGCCGCTGGCGCAATCGCTCGGAAGTGCTTCAGGGCCGCGAGGCCATCGTCGCGTTCCTCACCCGCAAATGGGAGAAGGAGCAGGATTACCGGTTGATCAAAGACCTCTGGGCCTTCGACGAAAACCGCATCGCGGTGCGCTTTCAGTACGAATGGCACGATGCCGGCGGCCAGTGGTATCGCTCCTACGGCAACGAGCAGTGGGAGTTCGACGAGCACGGCCTGATGCGGCGGCGCGAGGCCTCGATCAACGACATTGCGATTGCGGAGAGGGACCGTCGGTTTCACTGGGCTGCGCCCGGGCCGCGGCCGGCGGACGTGCCGGGGCTGGGGACAGAGCCGTTCTGATTATCTAACTGCCCTCGTTGCTTTTGGCTCTTTGCTTTTGGGAGGTCCTCCCAGAACCACATGACGCCCAAGGCCGTCACGAAACCGGCGGCCATCAGCATCCAGCCCTTCCACCGAAGTGCAAAGAACAACAGATATATGAGAGCCACCAGCCCGACGACGATTAGGGCGAGTGCAAGCATCAGGCTTATCGTGCGACGAATTGGGCTCATTCCCGTCCAGCCTTAAGCCTCAGAGGGCGATTATGCCTCGTCATTGGCGACACTCAAGAGGAGAGAGTAGAGGAGCGTGCAACTAAATGGGTGTACGCCTTGCCAAAAACCTCGCAATCGCCCCACCCAGCTTCGCATTATCCAGTGGCTGCGCCAGCGAGTCCTTTGCCGCGGCCACGACGTCATCCGGCGCCTTGCCGTCGCGCAGTTCGCAGCACACTTGCGCGAACCCGACGTCGAACTCCGGATGCGGCTGCACCGTCAGCGTCGCGCCGTTGGCGTAGAGCAGGCCGGCATGCGGGGTGAATTCGGACGAGAGGATCGTGAGAGCGTCATCAGGCGGCGAGATCACCTGGTCCTGATGCGAGCAGGCGATGGCGACCGCTTCGCCCTCGACGACGCCGTTCTCCGGCAACACCTGATAGACGTGCCGGCCGATGCCCCACCCCTTCTCCGACTTGTGCACGGTACCACCGAGAGCCTGTGCAATCAGCTGGTGGCCGAAGCAGACG encodes:
- the ruvB gene encoding Holliday junction branch migration DNA helicase RuvB; amino-acid sequence: MVSPERRSDDVGDTALRPQSLSDFVGQQQARKNLSIFIEAARKRGEALDHVLFVGPPGLGKTTLAQIVAKELGVGFRATSGPVIAKAGDLAALLTNLEERDVLFIDEIHRLSPAVEEVLYPAMEDFQLDLIIGEGPAARSVKIELSKFTLVGATTRAGLLTNPLRDRFGIPVRLNFYTIEELESIVTRGARVLNVGMSADGANEIARRARGTPRIAGRLLRRVRDFASAANADKIDRKIADHALSALEVDAAGLDAMDRRYLTTIATNYGGGPVGVETMAAALSEPRDAIEDIIEPYLIQCGYLQRTPRGRLLTSHAFRHLGIAEPSRDAAAQFGLFGTEDDDD
- a CDS encoding metallophosphoesterase; translated protein: MITRRHLIRSIGGLSALGVSTAAYGVGVEPVLRLGVTRYHPTPPQWPADFPLKIAAIADIHACDPWMSLERIEAIVDRTNALNADLIVLLGDYVAGLHQVTRFIPANEWAKVLAGLKAPLGVHAVMGNHDYWADRAVQQVGHGPTVAHRALEAAGIPVYENDAIRLGKDGRPFWLAGLGDQLAFLPARRSRSTGRFGADDLGATLAKVTDNAPVILLAHEPNIAPRVPARVALQLSGHTHGGQIRLLGWSPAVSREHGLRLAYGHFRLKCDVIVSGGLGCSIVPVRVGVPPEIVEVNLGRTPVAPVS
- the ybgC gene encoding tol-pal system-associated acyl-CoA thioesterase, which gives rise to MTAHLDGEIRDGRHHMQVRVYYEDTDFSGIVYHANYLRYMERGRTNHLRLMGAEQQALFDQPETEGAGFAFVVRSMHLDFLKPARMDDVLDVVTWPIAVKGASIMLAQEVRRGEDVLVKAEVRVAFISGGRAQPIPKSIRALMKADLIS
- a CDS encoding DUF1348 family protein: MSRPPLPPFTRETAAQKARMAEDAWNSRDPVRVSLAYTEDSRWRNRSEVLQGREAIVAFLTRKWEKEQDYRLIKDLWAFDENRIAVRFQYEWHDAGGQWYRSYGNEQWEFDEHGLMRRREASINDIAIAERDRRFHWAAPGPRPADVPGLGTEPF
- a CDS encoding type 1 glutamine amidotransferase; this encodes MTRITIIETGQVPHEYREQHGSFPDMFERMVRAEDPTATVDVVSIPNGDPLPDPSKLEAVLITGAAAGVYDGLDWIAQLEEFVRTAYANKTPMVGVCFGHQLIAQALGGTVHKSEKGWGIGRHVYQVLPENGVVEGEAVAIACSHQDQVISPPDDALTILSSEFTPHAGLLYANGATLTVQPHPEFDVGFAQVCCELRDGKAPDDVVAAAKDSLAQPLDNAKLGGAIARFLARRTPI